Proteins encoded by one window of Rutidosis leptorrhynchoides isolate AG116_Rl617_1_P2 chromosome 7, CSIRO_AGI_Rlap_v1, whole genome shotgun sequence:
- the LOC139860314 gene encoding uncharacterized protein, with translation MDPNGQPILNEEGNPINHGPPVNQNLLNDPNDTPMWNARLVAPTMIALAITKPPIEAENWKIEGNFFTLIKDTYFQGLIDENPLEHIQHFNDLCDIYKYKDVTDNAFKLRAFPFTLQGEVKVWLRSLPYDSIRTFQDLTNEFINHFFPPSKVERLPMEINGFTQRGDKSLYDAWVRFKKMLRACPPQGLTKKEYINSFYRGCNALMKQYLDSSSGGVFMYKSPNAAEILLEDISVNTYEWAPPPRDLTRKSVEQIESDNGQVTLASLNNQFQTYGKELKKIQQTIVTMQSNTTNPNHNQVSSSNSNNTYAQVNSIDSTEEDQTEYPQVFTFNVEGDTFDFDEALEIDTIDYGVFKFSEDSNDAVFIPYQVKSVMSMEDNESTCKELKGNFEQIKLGRVEKEKRVETLLNAKEQKNKVEVLTTSTKEKMKHRSHILNHYLLHIQRMWITLMAKKGEVEQASTVFLKKECDGILKKCNLPPKMGDPGPFLMPCNVNGSKMLTSLADSGESINFMPYFVYKKLGLGDLSPTTMGVKLIDQSISSSVGISEDLIIKVGDKEFPIDFVIVDIKEDPG, from the exons ATGGATCCTAACGGTCAACCGATTCTCAATGAAGAGGGTAATCCAATCAACCATGGTCCACCGGTTAATCAAAACTTATTAAATGATCCGAATGACACGCCGATGTGGAACGCTAGATTAGTTGCACCAACAATGATAGCACTggctattacaaaaccaccaatcGAAGCGGAAAATTGGAAGattgagggtaactttttcacgttgATCAAAGATACGTACTTTCAAGGGTTGATAGATGAGAATCCATTAGAACACATCCAACACTTTAATGATCTTTGTGATATCTACAAATACAAAGATGTCACCGATAACGcttttaagttaagggcattcccctttacaCTTCAAGGAGAAGTGAAAGTTTGGTTAAGGAGCTTACCATACGATTCCATAAGAACTTTTCAAGATTTAACCAATGAGTTTATCAATCACTTCTTTCCACCGTCAAAAGTAGAACGACTTCCAATGGAGATTAATGGGTTCACCCAACGGGGTGATAAATCTTTGTATGATGCGTGGGTACGATTCAAGAAAATGttaagagcttgcccaccgcaaGGTTTGACGAAAAAGGAGTACATCAACTCATTCTACCGGGGTTGTAATGCTTTGATgaagcaatatcttgattcttcatccggtgGAGTATTTATGTATAAATCACCAAATGCGGCCGAAATCTTATTGGAAGACATCTCAGTTAACACATATGAATGGGCACCTCCACCGCGAGATTTGACAAGGAAAAGTGTAGAACAAATCGAGAGTGATAATGGGCAAGTGACGCTTGCAAGCTTAAACAATCAATTTCAAACGTATGGGAAAGAGTTGAAAAAGATTCAACAAACGATAGTCAcaatgcaa AGCAACACTACCAATCCAAACCATAATCAAGTGAGTTCATCAAATTCAAACAATACTTATGCTCAAGTGAACTCGATAGATTCAACAGAAGAGGATCAAACCGAATATCCTCAAGTTTTCACGTTCAATGTTGAAGGGGACACGTTTGATTTCGATGAAGCGTTGGAAATTGATACAATAGATTATGGGGTATTCAAGTTTTCGGAGGATTCGAATGATGCAGTGTTCATTCCTTATCAAGTTAAAAGTGTAATGTCCATGGAGGATAACGAGTCGACATGCAAGGAACTAAAGGGTAATTTTGAGCAAATTAAATTAGGAAGGGTTGAAAAAGAGAAAAGGGTCGAAACTTTATTGAATGCAAAGGAGCAAAAGAACAAGGTCGAGGTTCTTACTACATCAACCAAAGAGAAAATGAAACACCGGTCTCATATCCTCAACCATTACCTCCTCCATATCCAAAGGATGTGGATT acacttatGGCCAAAAAGGGAGAAGTTGAACAAGCATCCACCGTTTTCTTGAAAAAAGAGTGTGATGGGATTTTAAAGAAATGTAACCTACCACCAAAAATGGGTGATCCCGGACCGTTCCTTATGCCATGTAATGTGAACGGGTCGAAGATGCTTACATCTTTAGCTGACTCGGGGGAAAGTATCAACTTCATGCCCTATTTTGTTTACAAAAAGTTAGGCTTAGGTGACCTTTCGCCCACTACAATGGGAGTTAAATTAATTGATCAATCAATTAGCTCTAGCGTGGGGATTTCCGAAGACTTAATTATTAAGGTGGGGGACAAGGAATTTCCAATTGATTTTGTCATTGTCGATATAAAGGAAGATCCGGGTTGA